In Staphylococcus lloydii, the following proteins share a genomic window:
- a CDS encoding DUF3055 domain-containing protein, with the protein MIDMYLYDDDETAQVQFVGFVGEESRYDLMLVQTDRHFGKTIVLNIQTNKFGIIGTDDLEEEGYIAYILGVSEAEGNELNAFLAERIQ; encoded by the coding sequence ATGATAGATATGTATTTATATGATGATGATGAGACTGCACAAGTGCAATTTGTTGGTTTCGTTGGCGAGGAAAGTCGTTATGATTTAATGCTCGTACAGACTGATCGTCATTTTGGTAAAACCATAGTATTAAATATTCAAACGAATAAATTTGGTATTATAGGAACGGACGATTTAGAAGAAGAAGGTTATATCGCATACATATTAGGCGTTAGTGAAGCAGAAGGCAATGAATTAAATGCCTTTTTAGCAGAGAGAATTCAATAG